A DNA window from Amphiprion ocellaris isolate individual 3 ecotype Okinawa chromosome 8, ASM2253959v1, whole genome shotgun sequence contains the following coding sequences:
- the LOC111588345 gene encoding ceramide synthase 5-like encodes MSYSKLNQKWLVAKPCAHILQIEAGVPRRAQPNAVLERLYQSKMCPDTRQLEGLSKQLDWDVRKIQRWFRIRRNQDRPSMQQKFCESMWRFTFYLVTFLYSISHLWVSLSPEQYNHYVAELAFYWSLMFSQFIDIKRKDFIIMLVHHLATIILITFSYANNMLRAGTLVMCVHDASDIFLEAAKLANYAKYQRLCDGLFVVFSISFFFTRLVIFPFWIVYSVLFESWEIAGPYQAWWLFNGLLLVLQTLHIIWFYLITRIAIKAIFKGKVSKDDRSDIESSSDEENHSNFNKSTLKPKDFNHSSGLNGETHDH; translated from the exons GCTAGTGGCCAAGCCCTGTGCCCACATACTTCAGATTGAGGCAGGAGTGCCTCGGCGAGCTCAGCCCAACGCTGTCCTGGAGAGGCTCTATCAGTCCAAAATG TGCCCAGACACGAGGCAACTAGAGGGACTCTCCAAGCAGCTGGACTGGGATGTGCGCAAAATCCAGAGATGGTTTCGCATCCGTCGGAACCAAGACAGGCCCAGTATGCAGCAAAAGTTCTGTGAGAGCAT GTGGCGCTTCACCTTTTACCTGGTGACCTTTCTCTATTCCATTTCCCATTTATGGGTG TCTCTCAGTCCTGAGCAGTACAACCACTATGTGGCAGAGCTGGCTTTCTACTGGTCTCTGATGTTTTCCCAGTTCATAGACATTAAGCGTAAG GATTTCATCATCATGCTTGTCCACCACCTGGCCACCATAATCCTCATCACTTTCTCCTATGCCAACAACATGCTTAGAGCCGGCACTTTGGTCATGTGTGTGCACGATGCGTCTGACATCTTCCTCGAG GCAGCCAAGCTGGCCAACTATGCCAAGTACCAAAGGCTATGTGACGGCCTGTTTGTGGTTTTCAGTATAAGCTTTTTCTTCACTCGACTTGTCATCTTTCCTTTCTG GATTGTTTACAGTGTTCTGTTTGAGAGCTGGGAGATTGCTGGACCGTATCAGGCCTGGTGGCTGTTTAACGGCTTGCTGCTGGTCCTGCAGACTCTTCACATCATCTGGTTCTACCTCATCACTCGCATTGCTATCAAGGCCATATTCAAGGGGAAG GTGTCCAAAGATGACCGCAGTGACATAGAGAGCAGCTCAGATGAGGAGAATCATTCCAATTTCAATAAAAGCACCCTAAAACCAAAGGACTTCAATCACAGCAGTGGCCTTAATGGAGAAACTCATGACCACTGA
- the si:ch73-233m11.2 gene encoding NACHT, LRR and PYD domains-containing protein 12, translating to MDKATVLTHILKSRGVESVLGGQLPASVITNNKYIHPLASEDQGTHENSLPLERAVCTALSGEIKAVTLVGPEGSGKTTALTKLIVDWANGEQLQNFSYVFHFQFRDLNSLEGALSLEALIQQHHVPPESVPLVLQKPENVLLVFDDLNEYKHSLDPSVHTLCSDPKQAVSVSCLVASLLHGSLLKGAAFVVATRPTERLKFLSSTQVEVLGFLKPQREAYFNSFFTDHAAASKALTHMERTLGFYDFCAAPRFCWTVCSIYKSLIDSGAKLPETLTQLFVHILVDLLRRLSLNEACSRELVLALGRMASHCCLEQHSSCSKEQMDSFGFQQFFTSVDAFLRVDGELESDKCVFSFHSQLMQEFVLAVSVFLDRSTYEGVEKMLERHKDGANLIDFFLSGLSEPIQRKPLEKLLGELNSDQIQNFKSWFKSSSEAALKGYSEEEHYRCFHLLHQTQNESLVREIITPSTGAGISYSKMSLQDCVALNYVVMSIGEMQKLNLYSTKNLTEEKAAALAPAMSLSHLITLSQSSLSTGAVRHLASALSKGVTRELDLSYSYLGDENFKLLCAGLRHSKLHTLHLSVCSLKEASCEDLGSVLTSGTSQLCFIDLGHNEIRNQGFETLCKALHSPHCKLQELQLQHCELTAPSMEFLSAALCSGQSQLRKVDLMQNQIGDNSVEALCKSLQHSLCKLQSFKLYDCELTGACCTHLKEALMSEHCTLSELDLSVNELGQEGALLLCQALSRPGCPIESLGLTRCELTLPVFKELGSLLKNGTCRIKSLLVGLNDVGDQGVKHLLDAVAHPNCRLEELNLEMTDLTDASLEDLCAAIRASKTLKELELRNNMLTDASVPALVQVMQDSDNMQEMNLKYNEISEDVFDLMEQCSKIRY from the exons ATGGACAAAGCCACGGTGCTGACTCACATCTTGAAGTCGAGGGGCGTGGAGAGTGTTCTTGGTGGACAGCTGCCTGCTAGTGTGATAaccaacaataaatacatacacCCACTGGCCAGTGAAGACCAGGGGACACATGAAAACTCGCTTCCCCTTGAGCGTGCCGTCTGCACAGCTCTGTCTGGTGAGATCAAAGCAGTGACTCTCGTAGGTCCAGAGGGTTCCGGTAAAACAACTGCTTTGACAAAGCTTATTGTGGACTGGGCAAACGGGGAACAGCTCCAAAACTTTTCTTATGTTTTCCATTTCCAGTTCAGGGACTTAAATTCTCTTGAAGGTGCGCTTTCTTTGGAGGCTTTAATCCAACAACATCATGTCCCTCCTGAGTCTGTGCCCTTGGTTCTCCAGAAACCTGAGAATGTGTTGTTGGTTTTTGATGACCTGAATGAATACAAACACAGCCTGGACCCCTCCGTTCATACCCTCTGCTCCGACCCGAAACAGGCAGTCTCAGTGTCCTGTTTGGTGGCCAGTCTGCTTCACGGTTCACTGCTGAAAGGGGCTGCCTTTGTGGTGGCAACCAGGCCGACAGAACGCCTGAAGTTTCTGAGTAGTACCCAGGTTGAGGTGTTGGGGTTTCTGAAGCCACAAAGAGAAGCTTACTTTAACAGCTTCTTTACTGACCATGCTGCGGCCAGCAAAGCACTAACACACATGGAAAGGACTCTCGGCTTTTACGATTTTTGTGCTGCTCCAAGATTTTGTTGGACTGTTTGTTCCATTTACAAGTCTCTGATTGATTCCGGAGCAAAACTTCCTGAAACTTTAACTCAGCTGTTTGTACATATCCTGGTGGACTTGCTTCGCAGGTTGTCGCTGAACGAGGCCTGTAGCAGAGAGCTGGTGTTGGCCCTCGGCAGGATGGCTTCTCATTGCTGCCTTGAGCAACACTCAAGCTGCAGCAAAGAGCAAATGGATTCCTTTGGTTTTCAGCAGTTCTTTACCTCAGTTGATGCTTTCTTGCGAGTAGATGGTGAGCTGGAGTCAGATAAATGTGTCTTCTCCTTCCACTCACAACTGATGCAGGAGTTTGTCTTGGCTGTGTCTGTCTTTTTGGACAGGTCCACATATGAGGGTGTTGAGAAGATGCTAGAAAGGCACAAAGACGGTGCAAACCTCATAGATTTCTTCTTGTCAGGGCTCTCAGAGCCAATTCAGCGCAAACCACTGGAGAAGCTGTTGGGAGAGTTAAACTCTGACCAGATCCAGAATTTCAAAAGCTGGTTTAAAAGCAGCTCAGAGGCGGCATTGAAGGGATACAGTGAAGAGGAGCACTACAGATGCTTCCATCTGCTTCATCAAACTCAAAATGAGAGTTTGGTAAGAGAGATCATCACCCCCTCAACAGGAGCAGGCATCAGCTACAGCAAGATGAGCCTCCAGGACTGTGTAGCTCTGAATTATGTGGTCATGTCCATTGGCGAAATGCAGAAATTGAATTTGTACAGTACAAAGAATTTGACAGAGGAGAAGGCAGCAGCCCTAGCTCCAGCAATGAGTCTTTCACACCTGATAAC GTTGTCACAAAGCTCCCTGAGTACTGGGGCTGTCCGTCATTTGGCTTCAGCTCTCAGCAAAGGAGTCACCAGAGAGCTGGATCTCTCTTACTCCTACCTTGGTGATGAAAATTTTAAACTTCTCTGTGCTGGACTCAGACACAGCAAACTGCACACATTACA TCTTTCAGTCTGCAGCCTGAAAGAGGCAAGCTGTGAAGACCTGGGCTCTGTGCTGACCTCAGGCACGTCTCAGCTGTGCTTCATAGACTTGGGGCATAATGAGATCAGGAATCAGGGTTTTGAAACACTGTGCAAAGCATTGCATAGTCCTCACTGCAAACTACAGGAGCTCCA GTTACAACACTGTGAGTTGACTGCACCATCCATGGAGTTCTTGTCAGCAGCCCTGTGTTCTGGTCAATCGCAGTTGAGAAAAGTGGACCTGATGCAAAACCAGATTGGTGACAACAGTGTGGAGGCTTTGTGCAAATCCTTGCAACATTCGCTTTGTAAACTGCAGAGCTTCAA GCTGTACGATTGTGAGCTGACAGGAGCTTGCTGTACTCATTTGAAGGAGGCTTTAATGTCAGAGCACtgcactctgtcagagctggaTCTATCAGTGAATGAGTTGGGCCAGGAGGGGGCACTGCTCCTCTGCCAAGCCCTGAGTCGACCGGGTTGTCCAATAGAAAGCCTCGG TCTGACACGCTGTGAGTTAACTCTGCCGGTCTTCAAGGAACTGGGCTCCCTGCTGAAGAATGGGACTTGTCGGATTAAATCCTTGCTTGTAGGTTTGAATGACGTAGGAGACCAAGGAGTTAAACATCTTTTGGATGCTGTTGCACATCCAAACTGCCGGTTGGAGGAACTGAA tctggaaatgactgatttgacGGACGCCTCCCTTGAAGACTTGTGTGCTGCTATAAGAGCCAGTAAGACTCTGAAGGAGCTGGAGCTGAGAAACAACATGCTGACTGATGCTTCGGTCCCAGCTCTTGTCCAAGTCATGCAGGATAGCGACAACATGCAAGAGATGAA CCTGAAGTATAATGAAATCTCTGAAGACGTTTTTGACCTGATGGAacagtgcagtaaaataagATACTGA